In Candidatus Paceibacterota bacterium, the DNA window ATCCGGGCGTCAGCATAGGGCCTGGCGCCGGGCTCGAAGTCGCCATCGCCCAAGAGGTTCTTGGTAACCCGCTCGGGCTGTGGGTAAAGCCCGGGACGAGGCGGGGCGGGTTTGATCGAGGCCGTTGCGGGGTCCAACAGAACCGCGCCACCCTGCTTGACCGATTCTTCATTTCCATTGCCGGCTTTTGCCGGCCGCACATCTACCTTCCCCTCAAAGACCCGGGTCTCGGTGACGCCGTTCGACGCCACGTTCACGCCGAAGCGCGTGCCGCGGTCAATGATCTTGCCCGCGGGAGTTTCGACCGTAAAGCCGACCGCCCGCGGCGGCACCTCGGCGGCCATTTTGCCGCTCCACATGACGAGGCGGTCGGGCTCCGCCAGGTCGAATTGTGCCGGACCTTCCACCACCACCGTCGCGCCGTCCAGAAAGGCGAACTCGACCATGCCGGACGCGAGTTCGAGGGGACAATTGCGCAAGTTATCGCCAGGCTTGGGGGCAGGAGAGCCAGAGGCCCATTTGGCATCTATCGCCTGCTGCACCTGGCAAACGAACACGCGGGAGGGTTGGCTGGCGCCCGGCCGCGAGAAGAAGATCCAAGCCGTCACCAGCACAGCGACTACCGCGGCCGCGGCGGCCAGCCGCCAGGCCCAGCTAAACCAGGCCTGGGGTAGTGTTACTACGTTGCTCGGAACCGGGGGTTGGTCCTTCTGCTCGTGCCGCAGCAAGGCCCAGTCGGCCAGACCGCCTTCCATGTCGCAGTAGAGGAACCAGAAGCGTCGGGCTTCGGGGCTGTTTTTAAGGCAATCCTGCAGGCGGCGGTGGTCCTCAGG includes these proteins:
- a CDS encoding FecR family protein; the encoded protein is MNREELARLFVDMHNATLAPEDHRRLQDCLKNSPEARRFWFLYCDMEGGLADWALLRHEQKDQPPVPSNVVTLPQAWFSWAWRLAAAAAVVAVLVTAWIFFSRPGASQPSRVFVCQVQQAIDAKWASGSPAPKPGDNLRNCPLELASGMVEFAFLDGATVVVEGPAQFDLAEPDRLVMWSGKMAAEVPPRAVGFTVETPAGKIIDRGTRFGVNVASNGVTETRVFEGKVDVRPAKAGNGNEESVKQGGAVLLDPATASIKPAPPRPGLYPQPERVTKNLLGDGDFEPGARPYADARITKPFGRWHGDICQITASTNGIEPHTGSGMLEFVRGEARQDSKAPPPERVARGVSDLFQLVDLGAVRDEFGTNAGVVEVEAWFCTLPGEPDPTDTTRDMFSMNLEVFRTPAAAWTVPKRKAPVDENEEPDQGEQLVKNAGRFYAGSQPNKWHCLKLTSPLAPEAKSLLLHIGAWGRKVKIHPGKVFTGQYADSISVKVRFPPQPSSAALPAASGAPVAASGAGNP